In the Salvia splendens isolate huo1 chromosome 16, SspV2, whole genome shotgun sequence genome, TAATTAATAAGATAGGCAAAATATACCTTAACTATAAATCAATTCAAGTCTTTtatcattaattttgaatttgatgaaaAAATATATGCTATGAAATTTTAGTGTGCAGGTATTCTTGTAAAACTAAATCTTATGTGGCATGGCCCCATCGTACTATATAAACATAATTACCCCCTACTATCTATATGaaaagttatatttttagtCAACATTAATTACAAAAACAAATGGATCTCTTGGTCGCTGATAAACATGATCATTCTCTTATTCTAATGGTCATTATATAGAGGTGCTATCTTCCCCAAATTACACAATAGATTTATTGTTCGTATCTATATCGATCAATATAAatggaattaaacaatttatctAACCGAAATTTTTATTGAAATGTGTGTTCGTAATTAAATATTACAGTATTAAGCATAATTATGTGATGTGATAAATTGACCGTATTTTTACAATTATTGTGTTAGGTGCCTTtgtataatactagtactaatatttatagCTGTTTTATttgatactactactactagtataaggtaaaataaaatagaaatggaTGGTGGGTGAATGGACATACATCCCCAGTGGAAGCGTATATTAAGCACATCCTCTCAAATTGCAACGGCAAACACAAGAATCTCCTCAATTCCCTCTGTCCATATAATTTAACTAGCCCCTTGTTTGGATCTTGACTCACACACACCATATTCCCAAATCCTCTATTCTATTGATCAGTGAGAAGAATGGCGGAGGCATCGCGAGAGGAGAACGTGTACATGGCGAAGCTGGCGGAGCAGGCGGAGCGGTACGAGGAGATGGTGGAGTTCATGGAGAAGGTGTCGGGCGCGCTGGGGGAGAAGGAGGAGCTGAGCGTGGAGGAGCGGAACCTGCTCTCCGTGGCCTACAAGAACGTCATCGGGGCGAGGCGCGCCTCCTGGCGGATCATCTCCTCCATCGAGCAGAAGGAGGAGTCCAAGGGGAACGGAGACCACGTCGCCACCATCAAGACGTACCGCTCCAAGATCGAGAAGGAGCTCTGCACCATCTGCGACGGCATCCTCAAGATGCTCGACGACCGCCTCGTCCCCTCCGCCTCCTCCGGCGACTCCAAGGTCTTTTACCTTAAGATGAAGGGCGATTATCATAGGTACTTGGCTGAGTTTAAGACTGGCGCCGAGAGGAAAGACGCTGCTGAGAGCACTCTCTCCGCCTACAAGTCTGCTCAGGTATTAAATGACGTCGTTTAAATAGTCCTACGTTTTGTATACATAATATTTAAATGACTGTGCAGGACATTGCTAACACGGAGCTCACCCCAACGCATCCAATCAGGCTTGGATTGGCTCTCAACTTCTCCGTTTTCTACTACGAGATTCTCAACTCCCCCGACCGCGCTTGTAGTCTAGCAAAACAAGTACGTGCATATAGAAGAATAAATGAGAAAAAGAGGTTAATATTTTTGTATAATGTAAACATGAATTGAGGTGTTT is a window encoding:
- the LOC121770061 gene encoding 14-3-3 protein 2-like; amino-acid sequence: MAEASREENVYMAKLAEQAERYEEMVEFMEKVSGALGEKEELSVEERNLLSVAYKNVIGARRASWRIISSIEQKEESKGNGDHVATIKTYRSKIEKELCTICDGILKMLDDRLVPSASSGDSKVFYLKMKGDYHRYLAEFKTGAERKDAAESTLSAYKSAQDIANTELTPTHPIRLGLALNFSVFYYEILNSPDRACSLAKQAFDEAIAELDTLGEESYKDSTLIMQLLRDNLTLWTSDVQEEGADEIKEAPKAEEGQPQ